One Bombus fervidus isolate BK054 chromosome 2, iyBomFerv1, whole genome shotgun sequence DNA segment encodes these proteins:
- the LOC139994638 gene encoding uncharacterized protein has protein sequence MEEVTKCRYIDCVDTREKGQILHELPVCDTGLCVRWLINSGHVDLIGSDLDVLRSMRFFICDNHFTEDCYLSKGTLKENAVPSPHWSTVSRTLRNSKTRRKIQLNNQESSMEEVVTGEHTEKNVSSELEVDQWCRTCATKKQNLVSMMTGKSTDMSLLSKLKLLIEIDDEDALPTKMCNECVDKLEQSFKFFQQIYVADNTLRHVFPNTRPSSTPRKPLYSISKHMRNEQKEKEKEKEKEEEQQQQQERAPKITRGIFRRGRGRPRTRGYAARARARQRSGHIPVSVPSTTNSNANLNDNKTYENRVNETTALRSESQSMMLDEERQGDTVFSLLTDTCHMDEELDWSDVLKVMNDQRYQQVISRQETETKLKEKTQKMETEEQVIESEMTELQAESTSEPSKVKMKTETEIEIKEEIEMEIKMEVEPEAEAEKTEAEQKAQSNEDKSTMEEVQEIRCEFCNESFKLRLQLQTHLLTDHSQLSGYMCVDCLICYESESSLSKHRSLHHGDRRYRCEHCHQEFLEKRILRDHIKKCELHDKTNYSCYSCELIFSSKQELTDHVKTHSESSLKPFHSDLDNSQKIENELVSSVEAAVKQEPQSEYPSSVISPKDNTVSEISISNPDEKYSSSVIISSDTLKTDAVEEEMQQPTDGEKSVMVICPDCNEQMHDAMELSVHRMRRHSMNRKDATCLLCDNKSFSSLDEYEQHVLDHCKRLRISP, from the exons ATGGAGGAAGTAACCAAATGCAGATACATCGATTGTGTCGACACACGGGAAAAGGGGCAAATACTTCATGAACTTCCCGTTTGTGATACCGGTCTCTGTGTGAGGTGGTTGATCAACAGTGGTCACGTGGACCTAATTGGAAGTGATCTTGATGTTTTACGGTCTATGAGATTTTTCATTTGCGATAATCACTTTACGGAGGATTGCTATCTTAGTAAAGGCACTCTAAAGGAAAATGCAGTCCCTTCTCCGCATTGGAGTACTGTTTCGAGGACATTGAGGAATTCGAAAACACGACGG aaaattcaattaaacaaTCAAGAAAGTTCTATGGAGGAAGTAGTAACGGGTGAGCATACagagaaaaatgtttcttcaGAACTTGAAGTGGATCAGTGGTGTAGAACGTGCGCGACCAAGAAACAGAACCTTGTAAGCATGATGACGGGAAAGAGCACAGACATGAGCCTACTATCAAAATTGAAGCTTTTGATAGAAATCGACGATGAAGATGCTTTACCCACAAAAATGTGCAATGAATGTGTTGACAAGTTGGAACAATCGTTCAAGTTTTTTCAACAGATTTACGTAGCAGACAATACATTGCGTCATGTGTTTCCAAATACACGACCGAGTAGTACACCCAGAAAGCCTTTGTATTCAATCAGTAAACATATGAGAAATgaacaaaaggaaaaggaaaaagagaaagaaaaagaggaagaacagcaacaacagcaagaGCGTGCTCCAAAAATTACTCGTGGTATCTTTAGACGTGGTCGAGGTAGACCTCGCACTAGGGGCTATGCAGCCAGAGCAAGAGCAAGGCAAAGATCCGGTCATATACCAGTCTCAGTTCCAAGTACTACTAATTCCAATGCTAATCTGAATGATAATAAGACGTACGAGAACAGAGTGAACGAAACCACCGCATTGAGGAGCGAATCTCAGAGTATGATGCTCGATGAAGAAAGACAAGGTGATACCGTATTTTCTTTACTCACCGATACATGCCATATGGACGAAGAGTTAGATTGGTCGGATGTATTAAAAGTAATGAATGATCAAAGATACCAGCAGGTCATTTCTAGACAAGAAACAGAGACAAAGTTGAAGGAAAAAACGCAAAAGATGGAAACAGAGGAACAGGTAATTGAATCGGAAATGACTGAATTACAAGCGGAGTCAACATCGGAACCGTCTAAAGTGAAAATGAAGACAGAAACTGAAATTGAGATCAAAGAAGAGATTGAGATGGAGATAAAAATGGAGGTAGAGCCGGAGGCAGAAGCGGAGAAGACGGAAGCGGAACAGAAGGCGCAGTCTAATGAGGACAAATCGACAATGGAGGAGGTTCAAGAAATACGTTGTGAATTCTGCAACGAATCATTTAAACTTAGACTTCAATTACAAACACATTTATTGACCGATCATTCTCAATTGTCAGGATATATGTGTGTAGATTGCTTAATTTGCTATGAAAGTGAATCGTCACTGTCGAAACACCGTAGTTTACATCACGGAGATCGAAGATATCGCTGCGAACATTGCCACCAAGAATTTCTTGAGAAAAGAATACTGAGAgatcatattaaaaaatgtgaaTTGCACGATAAAACCAATTACTCGTGCTATTCGTGCgagttaatattttcttcgaaacaAGAGCTGACCGATCATGTGAAAACTCATTCGGAAAGTTCGCTCAAACCGTTTCACTCGGATCTCGATAATTCGCAGAAAATTGAGAATGAATTGGTATCATCTGTGGAAGCCGCAGTAAAGCAAGAACCACAATCCGAATACCCTTCTTCCGTTATATCTCCGAAAGATAATACCGTCAGCGAAATTTCCATATCGAATCCAGATGAAAAATATAGCAGTAGCGTGATTATTTCGAGCGATACACTTAAGACTGATGCAGTCGAGGAGGAAATGCAACAGCCAACTGATGGCGAAAAATCGGTGATGGTGATTTGTCCCGATTGCAACGAGCAAATGCACGATGCAATGGAACTCAGTGTTCATCGAATGCGTCGTCATTCGATGAATAGGAAAGACGCGACGTGTCTTCTTTGCGACAACaaatccttttcttctttggaCGAATACGAACAACATGTACTAGATCATTGCAAGCGACTAAGAATATCACCATGA
- the LOC139994739 gene encoding putative E3 ubiquitin-protein ligase UBR7 isoform X1, giving the protein MSENIEEIIEEENSVTMLDVLREENQLEEDAYAVLGASDDKNCTYSKGYTRQALYACKTCCQKSVRAAVCLACSFHCHEGHELIELYTKRHFRCDCGNSKFGGKKCNLDPSKDSLNSENQYNHNFDGLYCICQRPYPDPDDTVNDEMLQCIICEDWYHSKHLECEKEMPADGAYDEMICDGCMKKNDFLWNYANKYTALTGTEVSFGDTEEELINVESESKSCRMPRNNSAKRRVLRGSCFWTEGWRATLCTCETCKELYREKQIAFLLDPTDSVHAYEEAGKINSRESQYEKGMKALASLGHVEQLTAIEEYNNMKERLKQYLQKFAENKKVVREEDIKEFFSEMESKKRPKIVIPTYCR; this is encoded by the exons ATGTCTGAAAATATCGAGGAAAttatcgaagaagaaaattctgTTACAATGTTAGATGTACTTCGAGAAGAGAATCAGTTAGAAGAGGACGCGTATGCGGTTCTTGGTGCATCTGATGACAAAAATTGCACTTACAGCAAG GGTTATACAAGGCAAGCTCTTTATGCATGTAAAACCTGTTGTCAGAAATCAGTACGTGCAGCAGTTTGCCTTGCTTGTAGTTTCCATTGTCACGAAGGTCATGAacttattgaattatatactAAAAGACATTTTAGATGTGACTGTGGTAATTCAAAGTTTGGAGGAAAAAAATGTAACCTGGATCCT TCAAAGGATTCACTAAATTCTGAAAATCAATATAATCACAACTTTGATGGCCTTTATTGCATTTGTCAGAGACCATATCCAGATCCAGATGATACTGTTAATGACGAAATgttacaatgtataatttGCGAAGACTGGTATCATTCAAAG CATTTAGAATGTGAAAAGGAAATGCCAGCGGATGGTGCATACGATGAAATGATTTGTGATGGCTGTATGAAAAAGAATGACTTCCTGTGGAATTATGCCAACAAATACACAG CTTTGACAGGAACAGAAGTCTCTTTCGGTGATACAGAGGAGGAATTGATTAACGTTGAAAGTGAATCAAAAAGTTGTAGAATGCCAAGAAACAATTCTGCAAAACGAAGAGTATTACGGGGAAGTTGTTTTTGGACAGAAGGATGGAGAGCTACTCTATGTACTTGTGAAACATGCAAAGAG CTCTACCGAGAAAAACAAATCGCGTTCCTCCTTGATCCAACAGACAGTGTACACGCGTACGAGGAAGCTGGTAAAATAAATAGTCGAGAATCACAATACGAGAAGGGTATGAAAGCTCTTGCCTCTTTAGGTCATGTCGAACAATTGACTGCTATCGAAG AATACAATAATATGAAGGAACGATTGAAacaatatttgcaaaaatttgCTGAAAACAAGAAAGTCGTGCGAGAAGAAGATATAAAGGAATTTTTCTCGGAAATGGAATCGAAGAAGCGACCAAAAATAGTAATACCTACGTATTGTCGTTGA
- the LOC139994739 gene encoding putative E3 ubiquitin-protein ligase UBR7 isoform X2, translated as MSENIEEIIEEENSVTMLDVLREENQLEEDAYAVLGASDDKNCTYSKGYTRQALYACKTCCQKSVRAAVCLACSFHCHEGHELIELYTKRHFRCDCGNSKFGGKKCNLDPRPYPDPDDTVNDEMLQCIICEDWYHSKHLECEKEMPADGAYDEMICDGCMKKNDFLWNYANKYTALTGTEVSFGDTEEELINVESESKSCRMPRNNSAKRRVLRGSCFWTEGWRATLCTCETCKELYREKQIAFLLDPTDSVHAYEEAGKINSRESQYEKGMKALASLGHVEQLTAIEEYNNMKERLKQYLQKFAENKKVVREEDIKEFFSEMESKKRPKIVIPTYCR; from the exons ATGTCTGAAAATATCGAGGAAAttatcgaagaagaaaattctgTTACAATGTTAGATGTACTTCGAGAAGAGAATCAGTTAGAAGAGGACGCGTATGCGGTTCTTGGTGCATCTGATGACAAAAATTGCACTTACAGCAAG GGTTATACAAGGCAAGCTCTTTATGCATGTAAAACCTGTTGTCAGAAATCAGTACGTGCAGCAGTTTGCCTTGCTTGTAGTTTCCATTGTCACGAAGGTCATGAacttattgaattatatactAAAAGACATTTTAGATGTGACTGTGGTAATTCAAAGTTTGGAGGAAAAAAATGTAACCTGGATCCT AGACCATATCCAGATCCAGATGATACTGTTAATGACGAAATgttacaatgtataatttGCGAAGACTGGTATCATTCAAAG CATTTAGAATGTGAAAAGGAAATGCCAGCGGATGGTGCATACGATGAAATGATTTGTGATGGCTGTATGAAAAAGAATGACTTCCTGTGGAATTATGCCAACAAATACACAG CTTTGACAGGAACAGAAGTCTCTTTCGGTGATACAGAGGAGGAATTGATTAACGTTGAAAGTGAATCAAAAAGTTGTAGAATGCCAAGAAACAATTCTGCAAAACGAAGAGTATTACGGGGAAGTTGTTTTTGGACAGAAGGATGGAGAGCTACTCTATGTACTTGTGAAACATGCAAAGAG CTCTACCGAGAAAAACAAATCGCGTTCCTCCTTGATCCAACAGACAGTGTACACGCGTACGAGGAAGCTGGTAAAATAAATAGTCGAGAATCACAATACGAGAAGGGTATGAAAGCTCTTGCCTCTTTAGGTCATGTCGAACAATTGACTGCTATCGAAG AATACAATAATATGAAGGAACGATTGAAacaatatttgcaaaaatttgCTGAAAACAAGAAAGTCGTGCGAGAAGAAGATATAAAGGAATTTTTCTCGGAAATGGAATCGAAGAAGCGACCAAAAATAGTAATACCTACGTATTGTCGTTGA
- the Tan gene encoding C45 family peptidase tan — MPDQEITSKTKDIGRRQAIPIIYTRGTHYDVGFDIGRTFADLIQKFVDAYRPLNETYLPLYETEAGRKIYDETLACVEQQFPGYVKEIQGTADGANVPFHKLFLMHLDDIVPNVANEGQGNALPVGCSTIMCNQPGQEILGHNEDALSETLNHWYLVSAHVIEPGCKQENFTSLSYAGFLPGYTMGYNQYGLVYTINTLSAATLRSGKTPRYFLTRALLTAENYVQAQEILRNEGFGAAEGFSVNMTFLMQEGDRMFHNAEVGPCEINGTQSQLSILTVSPGENTVHCNKYLRLKIPEVDGLIVDSSIKRMAAICNHPPAKCRQDVINILSDQTDDDYRVYQEKDKNDPVKTIATGIFDCIERTWSIYTNKPNSTEPILVIPLQLNGESTVPDM; from the exons ATGCCCGATCAAGAGATAACTAGCAAGACGAAGGACATCGGAAGGAGGCAAGCGATTCCTATCATTTACACCAGAGGAACTCATTACGACGTCGGCTTTGATATC GGTCGTACGTTTGCCGATCTAATTCAAAAGTTCGTCGACGCGTATCGACCACTCAATGAAACCTATTTGCCACTTTACGAAACGGAAGCGGGTAGAAAAATTTATGACGAGACTCTTGCCTGCGTCGAACAGCAATTTCCCGGATATGTTAAAGAAATTCAAGGAACGGCCGACGGTGCGAACGTTCCCTTTCACAAG TTGTTTCTCATGCATTTAGATGATATCGTGCCAAATGTGGCAAATGAAGGACAAGGAAATGCGTTACCGGTTGGTTGTTCTACCATCATGTGTAATCAGCCTGGACAG GAAATTTTGGGACATAACGAGGATGCGCTTAGCGAAACGTTAAACCATTGGTATTTAGTTTCCGCGCATGTAATCGAACCAGGATGCAAGCAAGAGAATTTTACGTCTTTGAGCTACGCCGGTTTTTTACCAGGATACACGATGGGTTATAATCAGTATGGTCTCGTTTATACCATCAATACGCTTAGTGCCGCTACCTTGAGATCTGGTAAAACAC CCAGATACTTCTTAACCCGGGCATTGTTAACTGCGGAGAATTATGTGCAAGCTcaagaaattttaagaaacgaAGGTTTCGGCGCGGCAGAAGGTTTTTCGGTAAATATGACCTTCCTAATGCAAGAAGGAGATAGAATGTTTCATAATGCCGAGGTCGGTCCTTGCGAGATCAACGGCACGCAATCGCAACTGAGCATTTTGACTGTTAGTCCTGGAGAGAATACAGTTCACTGTAAcaa GTATCTCCGACTGAAAATACCCGAAGTCGACGGTCTCATCGTTGATAGCAGCATCAAAAGAATGGCTGCTATTTGCAACCATCCTCCAGCAAAGTGTCGCCaagatgttataaatattctaagcGACCAAACGGATGACGACTACAGAGTTTatcaagaaaaagataaaaacgaCCCTGTAAAAACTATAGCAACTG GTATCTTTGACTGCATTGAAAGAACCTGGTCTATTTATACGAATAAACCAAATTCTACGGAACCAATTTTGGTAATACCACTGCAATTAAACGGCGAATCGACTGTTCCTGATATGTAA